A genomic window from Bradyrhizobium lupini includes:
- a CDS encoding alpha/beta fold hydrolase, translating into MRTILLSAATVLLAGTTLVGAVHSAELPKGAAHNVVLVHGAFVDQTSWQPVADILTKKGYNVTLVENPLTSLAADVDATKQALAKQAGRTVLVGHSWGGVVITQAGNDPKVSALVYVSAFAPEVGESLASLAKAGPPTEGGKAIHPDAKGNLYIDPKVFPSAVAADLPPEIAAHLANSQLPLNHVAFEAPVDVAAWHDKPTFYVISTKDKVLAPEAQKSFAARIHAQTTEVTGSHASLVVHAKQVAEVIEKAALTR; encoded by the coding sequence ACTGCCCAAGGGGGCAGCGCACAACGTCGTGCTCGTGCACGGCGCCTTCGTAGACCAGACGAGCTGGCAGCCGGTTGCCGATATTCTCACCAAGAAAGGCTACAACGTCACGCTCGTCGAAAATCCACTCACTTCGCTCGCCGCCGACGTCGATGCGACCAAACAGGCGCTCGCGAAGCAAGCCGGCAGGACCGTTCTGGTCGGCCACTCATGGGGCGGCGTGGTGATCACGCAAGCCGGCAACGATCCCAAGGTTTCGGCGCTGGTTTATGTGTCCGCCTTTGCGCCGGAGGTCGGTGAATCCCTGGCGTCGCTGGCAAAGGCCGGTCCGCCGACCGAAGGCGGCAAGGCGATCCACCCCGATGCGAAGGGCAATCTGTACATCGATCCAAAGGTGTTTCCGTCAGCCGTCGCGGCTGACCTTCCTCCGGAGATCGCCGCGCACCTGGCCAACTCGCAGCTTCCGCTGAACCACGTTGCATTCGAAGCCCCGGTCGACGTTGCGGCCTGGCATGACAAGCCGACGTTCTACGTCATCAGCACGAAGGACAAAGTCCTCGCGCCCGAGGCCCAGAAGTCGTTCGCGGCCAGGATCCACGCCCAGACGACGGAAGTCACCGGCAGCCATGCCTCGCTCGTCGTCCATGCGAAGCAGGTCGCTGAGGTGATCGAAAAAGCCGCCCTCACGAGGTGA
- a CDS encoding gamma carbonic anhydrase family protein, whose translation MAIYELDGQAPDLPADGNYFIAETATVIGRVRLKPGASVWFGAVLRGDNEWIEIGEGANVQDGSTCHTDLGFPLQIGRNCTVGHNVILHGCTIEEGALVGMGSIVMNGARIGRNSIVGAGSVITEGKEFPERSLIIGSPARVIRTLDDAQVQKMGSAAKFYVANGPRFTKGLKRIG comes from the coding sequence ATGGCGATCTACGAGCTCGACGGGCAGGCGCCCGACCTTCCCGCCGACGGCAACTACTTCATCGCGGAGACCGCTACCGTGATCGGCCGCGTGCGCCTGAAGCCGGGCGCGAGCGTCTGGTTCGGCGCGGTGCTGCGCGGCGACAATGAGTGGATCGAGATCGGCGAGGGCGCCAACGTGCAGGACGGCTCGACCTGCCACACCGATCTCGGTTTTCCGCTTCAGATCGGCAGGAACTGTACGGTCGGGCATAACGTCATCCTGCACGGCTGCACCATCGAGGAGGGCGCACTCGTCGGCATGGGCTCAATCGTGATGAACGGCGCCAGGATCGGGCGCAACAGCATCGTCGGCGCCGGCTCCGTCATCACCGAGGGCAAGGAGTTTCCCGAACGGTCCCTGATCATCGGCTCGCCGGCGCGGGTGATCCGCACGCTCGACGATGCTCAGGTGCAGAAGATGGGGAGTGCTGCGAAGTTCTACGTCGCCAATGGACCGCGCTTCACAAAGGGCCTCAAGCGGATCGGGTGA
- the cysE gene encoding serine O-acetyltransferase gives MAVHQVNPGGKLATLDPIWDRIRGEAEDIVHREPELATFIYSTVLHHSRLEDAVIHRVADRLDHSALSGDLVRQTYDEALRDDPDLGNAFRADLVAVYDRDPATSRFIDPLLYFKGFHAIQTHRLAHWLYLKGRKDFAYYLQSRASAVFQTDINPAARIGRGIFLDHATGFVCGETALIEDDVSILHGVTLGGTGKENEDRHPKIRHGVLIGAGAKILGNIEIGHCARIAAGSVVVKPVPHNVTVAGVPAKVVGEAGCAEPSRTMDQMINAMGL, from the coding sequence ATGGCAGTGCATCAGGTCAATCCGGGAGGAAAGCTTGCAACGCTTGATCCGATCTGGGATCGGATCCGCGGCGAAGCGGAGGACATCGTCCATCGCGAGCCGGAGCTTGCGACCTTCATCTATTCGACGGTGCTGCATCACAGCCGCCTGGAAGATGCGGTGATCCATCGGGTCGCCGACCGGCTCGATCATTCCGCGCTGTCGGGCGATCTCGTGCGCCAGACCTATGACGAGGCGCTGCGCGACGATCCCGATCTCGGCAACGCCTTCCGCGCCGATCTCGTCGCCGTCTACGATCGCGACCCCGCGACCTCGCGCTTCATCGATCCCTTGCTCTATTTCAAGGGCTTTCACGCCATCCAGACCCACCGCCTCGCGCATTGGCTCTATCTGAAGGGCCGCAAGGATTTTGCGTATTATCTGCAGAGCCGGGCGTCTGCGGTATTCCAGACCGACATCAATCCCGCCGCGCGCATCGGCCGCGGCATCTTCCTCGACCACGCCACCGGCTTCGTCTGCGGTGAGACTGCGCTGATCGAGGACGACGTCTCGATCCTGCATGGCGTTACGCTCGGCGGCACCGGCAAGGAGAACGAGGACCGCCATCCGAAAATCCGCCACGGCGTCCTGATCGGCGCCGGCGCGAAGATCCTCGGCAACATTGAAATTGGTCATTGCGCGCGCATCGCGGCGGGCTCGGTCGTGGTCAAACCGGTGCCGCACAACGTGACGGTCGCAGGCGTGCCTGCCAAGGTCGTCGGCGAAGCTGGCTGCGCCGAGCCGTCGCGCACCATGGATCAGATGATCAACGCCATGGGACTCTGA
- a CDS encoding DUF3126 family protein, whose protein sequence is MDVKEVRKLDAYLKRVFGNPKIRVVPRPKKDDSAEVYIGEEFIGVLFVDDEDDDRSFQFQMAILEDDLVDQE, encoded by the coding sequence GTGGACGTCAAGGAAGTTAGGAAGCTCGACGCGTATTTGAAGCGCGTATTCGGCAATCCCAAGATCCGCGTCGTGCCGCGGCCAAAGAAGGATGATTCCGCCGAGGTCTATATCGGCGAGGAATTCATCGGTGTGCTCTTCGTCGACGACGAGGACGATGATCGCTCGTTCCAATTCCAGATGGCGATCCTCGAGGACGACCTCGTCGACCAGGAATAG